From Lysinibacillus sp. SGAir0095, the proteins below share one genomic window:
- the recG gene encoding ATP-dependent DNA helicase RecG, which yields MTNVLEPITALKGIGKETAEHLSEMGIHTIEDLIWTFPYRHEDFRLKDLAETPHNEKVTIEARVESVPSVLYLGKNKSRIQVTVLAGRHLVKVVFFNQNYLRTKLTPGEIVTVSGKWDRGRQVINGSSIKFGPKTDNTDFEPVYSLKGTIHQNRFRKYMRQALDILQGEMTETLPSHLIEQYQLPAIADALEGVHFPKDADHAKQARRRFVYEELLQFQLRIQSLRKVRKENEQGIAIQYDVKKVREFIKQISFELTNAQKRVVNEISKDLKEPHRMNRLLQGDVGSGKTIVAAIGLYSAVTAGYQGALMAPTEILAEQHAESLRGWFDPIGVKVHLLSGSTKAKEKKILLEQLLNGEIDILIGTHALIQPDVQFKNLGFVITDEQHRFGVEQRRILRDKGMNPDVLFMTATPIPRTLAITAFGEMDVSIIDELPAGRKQIETHWLKKEQLNSSISKMESELRNGRQAYVICPLIEESDKLDVQNAVEVYEQLATIFNGRYKVGLMHGRLHSDEKDAVMREFSDGEIDVLVSTTVVEVGVNVPNATFMMIYDADRFGLAQLHQLRGRVGRGEHQSYCVLLADPKSEEGKERMMSMTQTNDGFKLAEKDLELRGPGDFFGKKQSGLPDFKMADLVHDYRTLEVARQDAAKLIYDDQFWQSEEYRYLREMLEESGILNGERID from the coding sequence TTGACTAATGTATTAGAACCAATTACAGCATTAAAAGGGATTGGAAAAGAAACGGCAGAGCACCTAAGTGAGATGGGTATCCACACTATCGAAGATCTAATTTGGACGTTCCCCTATCGTCATGAAGATTTTCGTCTAAAGGATTTAGCGGAGACACCGCACAATGAAAAAGTAACGATAGAAGCAAGAGTTGAAAGCGTTCCTTCTGTACTTTATCTAGGGAAAAACAAATCTAGAATCCAAGTTACAGTTTTAGCGGGAAGACATCTCGTAAAGGTAGTATTTTTTAATCAAAATTATTTAAGAACGAAACTGACGCCAGGTGAAATTGTAACGGTCTCGGGAAAATGGGACCGTGGTCGGCAAGTTATTAATGGTTCATCGATTAAATTCGGTCCCAAAACAGATAATACTGATTTTGAACCTGTGTATAGCCTAAAAGGCACAATTCACCAAAACAGGTTTCGCAAATATATGCGCCAGGCCTTAGATATACTTCAGGGTGAAATGACTGAAACACTTCCAAGTCATTTGATTGAGCAATATCAATTGCCAGCCATAGCAGATGCCTTGGAAGGTGTTCATTTTCCTAAAGATGCTGATCACGCTAAACAAGCAAGACGACGTTTTGTCTATGAAGAATTATTACAATTCCAATTACGGATTCAATCTTTAAGAAAAGTTCGAAAAGAAAATGAACAAGGAATTGCGATTCAATATGATGTGAAAAAGGTTCGCGAATTCATAAAGCAGATTTCTTTTGAACTGACAAATGCTCAAAAACGAGTTGTGAATGAAATCAGCAAGGATTTAAAAGAGCCACATCGCATGAATCGACTTTTACAAGGGGATGTAGGGTCGGGGAAAACAATTGTGGCTGCAATAGGGTTATATTCTGCAGTAACAGCAGGCTATCAGGGGGCATTAATGGCACCAACTGAAATCCTGGCAGAACAGCATGCCGAATCCTTAAGAGGCTGGTTTGATCCAATCGGTGTAAAAGTACACTTGCTTTCTGGTTCCACTAAAGCAAAAGAAAAGAAAATACTCTTAGAGCAACTGCTTAATGGGGAAATCGATATTTTAATTGGGACCCATGCTTTGATTCAACCAGATGTACAATTTAAAAATCTCGGTTTCGTTATTACGGATGAGCAGCATCGCTTTGGGGTTGAGCAACGCCGAATTTTACGGGATAAGGGAATGAACCCGGATGTGCTATTTATGACAGCAACGCCGATTCCTAGAACACTGGCTATAACTGCTTTTGGTGAAATGGATGTTTCCATTATTGATGAGTTGCCTGCAGGACGTAAGCAGATTGAAACGCATTGGTTGAAGAAAGAACAGTTAAATTCGAGTATATCAAAAATGGAATCTGAATTGCGAAATGGTAGGCAAGCCTATGTGATTTGTCCGCTAATTGAGGAATCAGATAAATTGGATGTTCAAAATGCTGTTGAAGTTTACGAACAGCTTGCTACCATTTTTAATGGACGATATAAAGTTGGGTTAATGCATGGTAGACTCCATTCTGATGAAAAAGATGCTGTTATGCGCGAGTTTTCTGATGGGGAAATTGATGTCTTAGTTTCGACAACCGTTGTAGAAGTTGGTGTTAATGTTCCAAACGCCACATTTATGATGATTTACGATGCTGATCGCTTTGGGCTGGCTCAGCTTCATCAATTACGTGGTCGTGTAGGTCGTGGTGAACATCAATCCTATTGTGTACTTTTGGCCGATCCAAAGTCCGAAGAAGGTAAAGAACGTATGATGTCTATGACACAGACAAATGATGGCTTCAAGCTTGCAGAAAAAGATTTAGAACTACGTGGGCCTGGAGATTTCTTTGGGAAAAAGCAAAGTGGGTTACCTGATTTTAAAATGGCAGATTTAGTGCATGATTATCGAACGTTGGAAGTAGCGAGACAGGACGCTGCCAAACTCATTTATGATGACCAATTCTGGCAGTCGGAGGAATATCGCTATTTACGGGAGATGCTAGAAGAGTCCGGCATTTTAAATGGAGAACGAATCGATTAA
- the pknB gene encoding Stk1 family PASTA domain-containing Ser/Thr kinase, with amino-acid sequence MLEGKRINDRYKILELIGGGGMSNVYLAHDMILNRDVAVKVLRYDAANEEEFHRRFQREALSATSLTHSNIVSIYDVGEDQEMHYIVMEYIKGKTLKQYINEFSPLSPARSVQIMKQLTSAIAHAHENQIIHRDIKPQNILVDSEGNVKITDFGIATSLTATSYTKTNSVIGTVHYLSPEQARGGTATNQSDIYALGIVLYELLTGELPFSGESAVSIALKHLQAETPSIRAIDASIPQSLENVVLRATAKNPLHRYPSVEAMEEDLQTVLSPNRMNEKKFAPPVDDEETKAIPIIKEPLPIGEIANTKILNQETGKIEKVEQTKKKKEPKGEKKKKSRGKIWGIILASILIVILAAILLFNLLSPKQVEIPDVASLELENAIEKLESAGFTIGETKEKHSEEIEEGLVIETNPKAGLSRVEGTEITIYTSLGNETVEMDEYVGKQIDQVTSILENSEFEDLIVNRENSDQPEGTIIAQEPKAGEEIVPGETVITLTVSDGKRYGTVEDLSGYNKASLKSYEQRSGFKVEIKEENSDSVPAGEVIEQDPKANKSLEIGGKIYVVVSLGPKEKESKLYVKTIKIPYEPVNLGDEQQVRIFIQDKTHTMVEPFAEFTITEDTSYKIELEITEDQPAAYRVERDAMRIDEQTIPYNSVEE; translated from the coding sequence ATGCTTGAAGGAAAACGAATAAATGACCGTTATAAGATATTAGAACTAATTGGTGGAGGCGGGATGTCTAATGTTTATTTAGCACATGATATGATTCTTAATCGTGATGTTGCTGTAAAGGTACTCCGCTATGATGCAGCAAACGAAGAAGAATTTCATCGCCGTTTCCAAAGGGAAGCACTATCAGCTACAAGCCTTACACATTCGAATATCGTAAGTATTTATGATGTTGGTGAAGACCAAGAGATGCACTACATCGTGATGGAATATATAAAAGGCAAAACATTAAAACAATACATAAATGAGTTTTCGCCTTTATCGCCTGCTAGAAGTGTTCAAATTATGAAGCAATTGACTTCGGCTATTGCTCATGCACATGAAAATCAAATTATTCATCGGGACATTAAGCCTCAAAATATATTGGTTGATAGTGAAGGGAATGTAAAAATTACCGATTTTGGTATAGCAACTTCACTAACAGCAACGAGCTATACAAAAACAAATTCAGTGATTGGGACAGTCCATTATTTGTCACCTGAACAGGCGCGTGGAGGAACGGCTACTAATCAATCAGATATTTATGCACTTGGAATTGTGTTGTATGAATTATTAACAGGTGAACTTCCGTTTTCTGGGGAATCCGCCGTTTCTATTGCATTAAAGCATTTGCAGGCAGAAACACCATCAATTAGAGCAATAGATGCTTCCATTCCACAAAGTTTAGAAAATGTGGTGTTAAGGGCTACTGCAAAAAATCCTCTTCATAGATACCCTTCAGTTGAGGCAATGGAAGAGGACCTGCAAACGGTTTTATCTCCAAATCGTATGAATGAAAAGAAATTTGCACCACCTGTAGACGATGAAGAAACAAAAGCAATCCCAATTATTAAAGAGCCGTTACCAATTGGTGAAATAGCAAATACCAAAATTTTAAATCAAGAAACAGGCAAAATCGAAAAAGTCGAGCAAACAAAAAAGAAGAAAGAACCTAAAGGCGAAAAGAAGAAAAAAAGCCGCGGTAAAATTTGGGGAATAATTCTTGCTTCAATTTTAATTGTCATCTTGGCTGCGATTTTACTATTCAACTTGTTAAGTCCAAAGCAGGTTGAAATTCCGGATGTAGCTAGTTTGGAACTTGAAAATGCGATTGAAAAGCTAGAAAGTGCGGGCTTTACTATCGGCGAAACGAAAGAAAAGCATTCCGAGGAAATTGAAGAAGGGCTTGTAATAGAAACAAATCCGAAAGCTGGCTTATCACGGGTAGAAGGTACAGAAATAACGATTTATACGAGCCTGGGTAATGAGACGGTCGAAATGGATGAATATGTAGGAAAGCAGATTGACCAGGTTACATCAATACTGGAAAACAGCGAGTTTGAAGATCTGATTGTGAATAGAGAAAATTCCGATCAACCTGAAGGCACGATCATTGCCCAAGAACCAAAGGCCGGAGAAGAAATTGTACCGGGTGAAACTGTCATTACACTTACTGTTAGTGATGGAAAAAGATATGGAACAGTTGAAGATCTTTCAGGCTATAACAAAGCCTCATTAAAGAGCTATGAACAAAGATCCGGATTTAAGGTTGAAATCAAGGAAGAGAATTCGGATTCTGTTCCTGCCGGTGAAGTGATCGAACAAGATCCTAAAGCAAACAAAAGCTTGGAAATCGGTGGCAAAATCTACGTAGTTGTTTCCTTGGGGCCGAAAGAAAAAGAATCTAAACTATATGTAAAAACTATTAAGATTCCTTATGAGCCAGTCAATCTAGGAGATGAACAACAGGTTCGCATCTTTATTCAAGATAAAACTCATACAATGGTTGAACCTTTTGCTGAATTTACGATTACAGAGGATACTTCTTATAAGATTGAGTTAGAAATAACTGAAGATCAACCTGCAGCTTACCGAGTTGAGCGCGATGCAATGAGGATTGATGAACAAACGATTCCATATAACAGTGTTGAGGAGTGA
- the rpe gene encoding ribulose-phosphate 3-epimerase, translating into MIKIAPSILSADFAKLGQEVKEVEAAGAELIHIDVMDGHFVPNITMGPIVVEALRPITKLPLDVHLMIENPDNYIEQFAKAGADYISVHVEACRHLHRTIQLIRSLDVKAGVVLNPHTPIESIQHILEDIDFVLFMTVNPGFGGQKFISSVVPKIEALSRIIKERGLDIEIEVDGGITAETIGDCAKAGATLFVAGSAIYNKEDRAKALQEIKTAGEAVLQ; encoded by the coding sequence ATGATTAAAATTGCACCATCAATATTGTCTGCAGATTTTGCAAAATTAGGACAAGAAGTAAAAGAAGTAGAGGCTGCTGGGGCAGAGCTGATCCATATTGATGTAATGGATGGCCATTTTGTGCCAAATATTACAATGGGGCCTATCGTTGTAGAGGCATTGCGTCCTATTACAAAATTACCTCTGGATGTTCATTTAATGATTGAAAATCCAGATAATTATATCGAACAATTTGCAAAAGCTGGTGCAGACTATATTTCTGTACATGTCGAGGCATGCAGACATTTGCATCGTACCATTCAATTAATTCGATCACTAGATGTGAAAGCGGGAGTGGTATTAAATCCACATACACCGATTGAATCTATTCAACATATATTAGAAGATATTGATTTTGTTCTCTTTATGACGGTTAACCCAGGTTTTGGTGGGCAAAAATTCATTTCATCAGTTGTACCTAAAATCGAAGCTCTTTCAAGAATCATTAAGGAACGCGGGTTAGATATCGAGATCGAAGTGGATGGCGGTATTACAGCTGAAACGATTGGTGATTGCGCAAAAGCAGGTGCAACGCTGTTTGTAGCAGGTTCTGCGATATATAATAAAGAGGATCGTGCCAAGGCCTTACAAGAGATTAAGACTGCTGGTGAGGCTGTACTCCAATAA
- the sdaAA gene encoding L-serine ammonia-lyase, iron-sulfur-dependent, subunit alpha translates to MDVLFHNVRELVELAEKENKLISDIMIEQEMNMSGRSREEIFTQMDRNLVVMEQAVERGLNGVQSVSGLTGGDAVLLQNYIASGKSLSGDLLLDAVSKAVATNEVNAAMGTICATPTAGSAGVVPGTLFAVKNKLNPTREQMIRFLFTSGAFGFVVANNAFISGAAGGCQAEVGSAAGMAAAAIVEMAGGTPAQCSEAFAITLKNMLGLVCDPVAGLVEVPCVKRNAMGAANAMVAADMALAGITSRIPCDEVIGAMFRIGQTMHPSLKETARGGLAATPTGKALAAKIFGSAVEVD, encoded by the coding sequence GTGGACGTATTATTTCATAATGTAAGAGAATTAGTTGAACTTGCTGAAAAAGAAAATAAGCTCATTTCTGACATCATGATTGAACAAGAAATGAATATGAGTGGTCGCTCTCGAGAAGAAATTTTCACGCAAATGGACAGAAATTTAGTTGTCATGGAGCAAGCGGTTGAACGTGGATTAAATGGTGTGCAATCTGTTTCAGGGTTAACAGGAGGCGATGCTGTTTTACTTCAAAACTATATAGCATCAGGTAAAAGTCTTTCTGGCGATTTATTATTAGATGCTGTTAGTAAAGCGGTAGCAACAAATGAAGTGAATGCAGCAATGGGGACAATCTGTGCAACTCCAACTGCTGGATCAGCTGGAGTAGTGCCTGGAACACTGTTTGCAGTGAAAAATAAATTAAATCCAACACGTGAGCAAATGATTCGTTTCTTATTTACATCAGGCGCATTTGGCTTTGTAGTCGCAAATAATGCCTTTATCTCTGGAGCAGCAGGCGGCTGCCAAGCAGAAGTTGGTTCGGCGGCTGGTATGGCTGCTGCAGCAATTGTAGAGATGGCTGGTGGTACACCTGCTCAATGTTCGGAAGCGTTTGCAATTACATTGAAAAATATGCTTGGCCTTGTTTGTGATCCAGTTGCAGGTCTTGTAGAAGTTCCATGTGTGAAACGAAATGCAATGGGGGCAGCCAATGCAATGGTGGCTGCAGATATGGCGCTTGCTGGAATTACTAGTCGAATTCCTTGTGATGAAGTAATTGGTGCAATGTTTAGAATTGGTCAAACAATGCATCCGAGCTTAAAAGAGACAGCTCGTGGAGGACTTGCTGCAACACCAACTGGTAAGGCACTTGCTGCTAAAATTTTCGGAAGTGCAGTAGAAGTTGACTAA
- the sdaAB gene encoding L-serine ammonia-lyase, iron-sulfur-dependent subunit beta has product MKFTSVFDIIGPVMIGPSSSHTAGAARIGRVARDLFGRKPKWAKIHLYGSFAETFKGHGTDVAVVGGLLDFDTFDERIKTAFEHAKNEGLAFDIIPETANKEHPNTARIVMGDETGEMSVEGISIGGGKIEISEVNGFKLRLTGGMPAILVVHDDRAGCIANVANCLAMHHVNIGHMEVSRIERGQTALMVIEVDQNIDNRIIQQISLIPNITKVSKINN; this is encoded by the coding sequence TTGAAATTTACTTCAGTATTTGACATCATCGGTCCAGTTATGATTGGACCTTCGTCTTCTCACACAGCGGGGGCTGCACGTATCGGACGAGTTGCGAGAGATTTATTTGGCCGAAAACCTAAATGGGCGAAAATTCACCTTTATGGTTCTTTTGCAGAGACATTCAAAGGACATGGAACGGATGTAGCAGTAGTTGGTGGATTACTAGATTTTGATACATTTGATGAACGCATTAAAACTGCGTTTGAGCATGCAAAAAATGAAGGATTAGCATTTGATATCATTCCAGAAACAGCAAATAAAGAACATCCAAATACTGCACGAATCGTAATGGGTGATGAAACAGGTGAAATGTCGGTGGAAGGGATTTCTATCGGTGGCGGTAAAATCGAGATTAGTGAAGTGAACGGCTTCAAGCTACGTTTAACTGGTGGTATGCCGGCGATTTTAGTCGTACATGATGATCGAGCGGGCTGTATTGCAAATGTGGCAAATTGTTTAGCAATGCATCATGTTAATATTGGCCATATGGAAGTCTCAAGAATCGAACGAGGCCAAACAGCATTAATGGTTATTGAAGTCGATCAAAACATTGATAATCGTATAATACAACAGATTTCATTGATTCCTAATATTACAAAAGTATCGAAAATTAATAACTAA
- a CDS encoding Asp23/Gls24 family envelope stress response protein gives MSVEINNDFGHIDISNDVIAQIAGGAAIECYGIVGMASKHQIRDGLTDILRKENFAKGVIIRQEGQDLHIDMYIIVSYGTKISEVAYQVQSKVKYTVNKTLGMSVKSVNIYVQGVRVMNV, from the coding sequence ATGTCAGTAGAAATTAATAATGATTTCGGCCATATCGATATTTCAAACGATGTAATTGCACAAATTGCTGGTGGAGCTGCAATCGAATGCTACGGTATCGTTGGAATGGCGTCAAAACATCAAATTCGTGATGGATTAACAGATATTTTACGAAAAGAAAACTTTGCAAAAGGTGTAATTATTCGTCAAGAAGGACAAGACCTTCATATTGATATGTATATTATCGTTAGTTATGGAACGAAGATTTCAGAAGTGGCTTACCAAGTTCAGTCAAAAGTAAAATACACAGTAAACAAAACATTAGGTATGAGCGTTAAATCAGTTAACATTTATGTTCAAGGCGTTCGTGTTATGAATGTGTAA
- the fapR gene encoding transcription factor FapR, translated as MKRTKKERQRLLTETIEDNPFVTDEQLALQFGVSVQTIRLDRMELSIPELRERIKGVAAQNYENEVKSLPLDEVIGEIIDIELDQRALSIFDVKEEHVFQRNGIARGHHLFAQANSLAVAVINDELALTVKSNVVFVKPVKAGDRVITKAIVRGVNSEKNRTYIEVVSTVNNETVFKGEFEMYRTKGSGDYNEIGN; from the coding sequence TTGAAGCGTACAAAAAAAGAACGACAAAGACTACTAACTGAAACAATTGAAGATAACCCATTCGTCACTGATGAACAATTAGCATTACAGTTTGGAGTCAGCGTTCAAACCATTCGTTTAGATCGGATGGAACTTTCAATCCCAGAATTGCGTGAACGTATTAAAGGCGTTGCCGCACAAAATTATGAGAATGAAGTAAAGTCTTTACCACTTGATGAAGTAATTGGTGAAATAATAGATATTGAATTAGACCAACGAGCACTCTCCATTTTTGATGTAAAAGAAGAGCATGTGTTTCAACGTAATGGGATTGCAAGGGGACACCATTTATTTGCCCAAGCAAACTCTCTGGCAGTCGCTGTTATTAATGATGAATTAGCACTTACTGTTAAATCAAATGTGGTCTTTGTTAAACCTGTAAAAGCAGGTGATCGTGTGATAACAAAGGCGATTGTTCGTGGTGTGAATAGTGAAAAAAATCGTACATATATAGAAGTTGTATCAACTGTAAATAATGAAACAGTGTTTAAAGGTGAATTTGAAATGTACCGTACGAAAGGTTCAGGTGACTATAATGAAATTGGCAATTGA
- a CDS encoding DAK2 domain-containing protein, producing the protein MKSLDGIKFAEMVQMGAHNLSQNANYVDSLNVFPVPDGDTGTNMNLSMTSGAKETESNVGKHIGKTAQSLSKGLLMGARGNSGVILSQLFRGFGKAIEKDSEIDAIQFANAFQAGVDTAYKAVMKPVEGTILTVAREAAAKAVEVAQDEDSIIAVMEAVVSEGKNSLDRTPDLLPVLKEVGVVDSGGQGLLFVYEGFLASLKGEALPAKNDASLDDLISAEHHRAQDFMSTEDIEFGYCTEIMVRLEQEKEPFDEAKFREELNVMGDSLLVVSDDEIAKVHIHSETPGAVLAAGQKYGSLIKIKVDNMREQHSAIVNEQPNLASVPKKQEKHPYAVVTIAMGEGIAELLRSIGASYVIEGGQTMNPSTEDIVKAVREVNAERVIILPNNKNIIMAAEQAVELLDIEAAVVPTKTIPQGMAAILAFNPEASVADNKDGMTNAFAHVQTGQVTFAVRDTTIDGVEIRKDDYMALAEGKIILSTPKMLDAAQKVVTQLVDEDSEIITIIYGEDATEAEANELASFIEQNYPDAEVEIVEGKQSLYPFILSIE; encoded by the coding sequence ATGAAGTCATTAGACGGAATCAAATTTGCAGAAATGGTGCAAATGGGTGCCCATAATTTATCTCAAAATGCAAATTATGTTGACTCTCTAAACGTATTCCCGGTTCCAGATGGAGACACAGGTACAAATATGAACCTATCAATGACATCTGGTGCAAAAGAAACAGAAAGTAATGTTGGGAAGCATATTGGGAAAACAGCACAAAGCTTATCAAAAGGATTATTAATGGGTGCACGAGGCAATTCGGGAGTAATCTTATCTCAATTATTCCGCGGTTTCGGAAAAGCCATTGAAAAAGACAGTGAAATTGATGCAATTCAGTTTGCTAATGCTTTTCAAGCAGGAGTGGATACTGCCTATAAAGCAGTAATGAAACCTGTTGAAGGAACAATTCTTACAGTAGCTCGTGAAGCAGCAGCTAAAGCGGTTGAAGTCGCACAAGATGAAGACAGTATTATAGCTGTAATGGAAGCAGTGGTGAGCGAAGGTAAGAACTCGCTAGACCGTACACCAGATCTATTACCTGTACTAAAAGAGGTTGGCGTTGTCGATAGTGGCGGCCAAGGACTGCTATTTGTTTACGAAGGATTCCTTGCTTCTTTAAAAGGTGAAGCGCTTCCAGCAAAAAATGACGCTTCATTGGATGATTTAATAAGTGCTGAGCATCATCGTGCACAGGATTTCATGAGCACAGAAGATATTGAATTTGGCTATTGTACAGAAATTATGGTTCGTCTTGAACAAGAAAAAGAACCTTTCGATGAAGCAAAATTCCGTGAAGAACTAAATGTAATGGGTGACTCCTTACTTGTTGTTTCCGATGATGAAATTGCAAAAGTACATATACACTCTGAAACGCCAGGTGCGGTACTTGCAGCAGGTCAGAAATACGGCAGCTTAATAAAAATCAAAGTTGATAATATGCGTGAACAGCATTCTGCAATTGTGAACGAACAACCTAATCTAGCCAGTGTGCCAAAGAAACAAGAAAAGCATCCTTATGCGGTAGTTACTATTGCCATGGGTGAAGGAATTGCGGAATTACTACGCAGCATTGGTGCTTCGTATGTTATTGAAGGTGGTCAAACAATGAACCCTTCTACCGAGGATATTGTAAAGGCTGTAAGAGAGGTTAACGCTGAACGCGTTATTATCTTACCGAACAATAAAAATATCATAATGGCTGCAGAACAAGCAGTTGAACTATTGGATATCGAAGCTGCAGTAGTGCCAACAAAAACAATTCCACAGGGGATGGCAGCAATCCTGGCATTTAACCCTGAAGCTTCAGTAGCTGACAATAAAGACGGCATGACAAATGCTTTCGCGCACGTTCAAACGGGTCAAGTGACTTTTGCCGTTCGTGACACGACAATTGATGGTGTAGAAATCCGTAAAGACGACTACATGGCATTAGCTGAAGGTAAAATCATTTTATCCACGCCGAAAATGTTAGATGCAGCCCAGAAAGTTGTGACTCAATTAGTGGATGAGGATTCAGAAATCATTACCATCATCTATGGCGAAGATGCAACAGAAGCCGAGGCAAATGAACTGGCAAGCTTCATCGAACAAAACTATCCGGATGCAGAAGTTGAAATTGTTGAAGGAAAACAATCATTATATCCATTCATTTTATCGATTGAATAA
- the rpmB gene encoding 50S ribosomal protein L28, whose translation MPKQCVVTGRKTRSGNNRSHAMNANKRTWGANLQKVRILVNGKPKRVWVSARALKSGKVERV comes from the coding sequence ATGCCTAAACAATGTGTAGTAACTGGTCGAAAAACTCGTTCAGGCAACAATCGTTCACACGCAATGAACGCTAACAAACGTACTTGGGGTGCAAACTTACAAAAAGTTCGTATTTTAGTGAACGGTAAACCAAAACGTGTATGGGTTTCTGCTCGTGCGCTTAAATCTGGTAAAGTTGAACGCGTTTAA
- a CDS encoding thiamine diphosphokinase gives MTSVVICSGGPKRELCSFDEFKAENALFIGADKGALYLIEEDIIPNDIVGDFDSLSAEEWQRVSKIALNCEKVQAEKDETDTDLALIKAVTYNPSEIYLTGVTGGRLDHFEAALRSMYRLQKDYPQIQIKIINSHNEIRILLPGEHTIIRDEKFRYISFFAYEDEVENVTIRGLKYETTKERIEIGTSRFTSNELISSLGYISFSSGICLMIRSSD, from the coding sequence ATGACTAGCGTTGTAATCTGTTCAGGTGGGCCTAAGAGAGAACTTTGCTCATTTGATGAATTTAAGGCTGAAAATGCACTCTTTATAGGTGCCGATAAAGGAGCTCTTTACCTAATAGAAGAGGACATCATACCCAATGATATTGTTGGTGACTTTGATTCACTATCTGCAGAAGAATGGCAACGAGTATCAAAAATTGCACTTAACTGTGAAAAGGTGCAGGCTGAAAAAGACGAGACAGATACGGACCTAGCGCTTATAAAGGCAGTAACGTATAATCCATCAGAAATCTATCTAACAGGAGTTACAGGAGGAAGGTTGGATCATTTTGAGGCAGCACTTCGTTCCATGTACCGATTACAAAAAGATTATCCACAAATTCAAATAAAAATAATAAACTCTCATAATGAAATTCGCATACTATTGCCTGGGGAACATACTATAATACGAGATGAAAAGTTTCGATATATTTCATTTTTTGCTTATGAAGATGAAGTAGAAAATGTAACAATAAGAGGTCTAAAATACGAGACTACCAAAGAACGCATTGAAATTGGCACTTCTCGCTTTACTAGTAATGAATTGATTTCTAGCCTTGGGTATATCTCCTTTTCATCAGGCATATGTTTAATGATAAGAAGCAGTGACTAA
- the rsgA gene encoding ribosome small subunit-dependent GTPase A, translating into MAEGQIRKALSGYYYVFYNGELVQCRGRGVFRNRGESPLVGDIVDFTKEGDSDGTIMKIHPRTNELVRPPIANIDQALLVFSVKEPDFNTILLDRFLVVLESFNVEPIICLTKIDLLSNEEREGLQSYIDDYKAIGYEIIETYKEDSSLLEVLQPILKGQTSVLAGQSGVGKSTLLNTLLPELQLETGVISQSLGRGKHTTRHVELIEVCDGLLADTPGFSSFDFDTIEKEELTACFPEFSRLSEGCKFRGCLHIKEPKCAVKEGLETGEVKEYRYEHYQQFLQEIIDRKPRY; encoded by the coding sequence ATGGCTGAAGGCCAAATCCGTAAGGCGTTAAGTGGTTATTATTATGTTTTTTACAATGGGGAATTAGTACAATGTCGTGGTCGCGGTGTTTTCCGAAATCGAGGGGAGTCACCGCTCGTTGGTGATATTGTAGATTTTACCAAAGAAGGAGATTCGGATGGGACCATCATGAAGATCCATCCAAGAACAAATGAGCTTGTACGTCCACCTATCGCGAATATAGATCAAGCACTATTAGTGTTTTCAGTAAAGGAACCAGATTTTAATACAATTTTACTGGACCGTTTTCTAGTTGTTTTAGAATCCTTTAATGTAGAACCCATCATTTGTTTAACAAAAATAGATTTATTGTCAAATGAGGAGAGAGAGGGCCTGCAGAGCTATATTGATGATTATAAGGCGATCGGTTATGAAATCATTGAAACCTATAAAGAGGACTCTTCTCTATTGGAAGTTTTACAGCCGATTTTAAAAGGGCAAACGTCTGTATTAGCAGGACAATCTGGTGTGGGAAAATCGACTTTGTTAAACACTTTACTGCCAGAATTACAATTGGAAACGGGCGTCATTTCTCAAAGTCTGGGCCGTGGAAAGCACACTACACGCCATGTTGAGCTTATAGAGGTTTGTGATGGTCTTTTGGCTGATACACCTGGGTTTAGCTCATTCGATTTTGATACAATCGAAAAGGAAGAGTTAACTGCATGTTTCCCTGAATTTAGCAGATTAAGTGAAGGCTGCAAATTTAGAGGATGCTTACATATAAAAGAGCCAAAATGTGCAGTTAAAGAAGGACTTGAAACAGGAGAAGTGAAGGAATATCGTTACGAGCACTATCAACAGTTCTTACAAGAAATAATTGATCGAAAGCCGAGGTATTAG